The following proteins are co-located in the Gloeocapsa sp. PCC 7428 genome:
- the proB gene encoding glutamate 5-kinase has protein sequence MPQTLVVKIGTSSLTQPETGQLALSTIAMLAEVLTQLRRQGHKVVLVSSGAVGVGCARLGLVERPKAIALKQAVAAVGQGRLMRVYDDLFTTLQQPIAQVLLTRSDLMERSRYLNAYNTFQELLGLGVIPVVNENDTVAVEELKFGDNDTLSALVASLIEADWLFLLTDVDRLYSADPRFVPDAKPIMLVENIAQLTHLQVSDRGSQWGTGGMVTKVTAARIATAAGVRTAITEGRSPYNITRILQGEPLGTQFEPQPQPTNARKRWIAYGLIPAGKLYLDSGAITAISQGGKSLLAAGISTVEGEFDSQEAVQLCDQHGNEIARGIVNYSSNELKRIRGRHSKEISAILGYEGAETVVHRDNLVLI, from the coding sequence ATGCCTCAAACCCTTGTCGTCAAAATTGGCACCTCAAGTCTGACACAACCTGAAACAGGTCAACTGGCGCTTTCTACCATTGCGATGTTGGCAGAAGTTTTAACCCAACTGCGACGGCAAGGTCACAAAGTCGTATTAGTGTCTTCTGGGGCTGTAGGGGTAGGTTGTGCGCGATTAGGTTTAGTCGAACGCCCAAAAGCGATCGCGCTTAAACAAGCCGTCGCCGCAGTCGGTCAAGGACGGTTGATGCGCGTGTATGATGATTTATTCACAACGCTACAACAACCGATCGCGCAAGTTTTGTTGACTCGTAGTGACTTGATGGAACGCAGCCGCTACCTCAATGCTTATAACACTTTTCAAGAGCTACTTGGACTAGGCGTTATTCCGGTAGTTAACGAAAACGATACGGTTGCTGTAGAAGAATTAAAGTTTGGTGACAATGATACGCTGTCTGCTTTAGTGGCAAGCTTAATTGAAGCCGATTGGTTATTTTTACTGACAGATGTAGACCGGTTATATTCTGCTGATCCGCGTTTTGTGCCTGATGCTAAACCGATAATGCTTGTTGAGAATATTGCACAGTTAACTCATTTACAAGTCAGCGATCGCGGTTCGCAATGGGGAACCGGTGGTATGGTTACGAAAGTCACAGCCGCAAGAATTGCGACAGCAGCGGGTGTTCGTACGGCAATTACTGAAGGACGATCTCCTTACAATATTACTCGCATCTTGCAAGGCGAACCACTGGGAACGCAGTTTGAACCACAACCGCAGCCCACAAATGCACGAAAGCGCTGGATTGCTTATGGTTTAATTCCTGCTGGTAAGCTTTACCTCGATTCTGGTGCGATTACCGCAATCAGTCAAGGTGGTAAGTCTTTATTAGCCGCAGGAATTAGCACAGTTGAGGGAGAATTTGACAGCCAGGAAGCGGTGCAGTTATGCGATCAGCATGGTAATGAAATCGCTAGAGGAATTGTTAACTATAGTAGCAACGAACTCAAGCGTATCCGTGGGCGACATTCTAAAGAAATCTCGGCAATTTTGGGCTACGAAGGTGCAGAAACTGTCGTTCATCGTGATAATCTTGTTTTGATTTAG
- a CDS encoding YqeG family HAD IIIA-type phosphatase translates to MDWNELLQPDLILEGSILQLTPDVLRQYQIKGLVLDVDETLVPIKAAEASPELQQWVAHTRTVAEMWLVSNNLSDTRIGGIARSLNLPYICGAVKPSRRKLRQALAAMELPVEQVAMVGDRLFTDVLAGNRLGMFTILVEPFVTPGEAVRSYPIRNFEVVLSQVMGISLPAKKQKLDN, encoded by the coding sequence ATGGATTGGAACGAACTATTGCAGCCAGATCTCATTCTTGAAGGTTCTATTCTTCAGCTAACACCTGATGTTCTGCGGCAGTATCAAATCAAAGGGCTAGTGTTAGACGTAGATGAAACGCTTGTACCAATCAAAGCTGCTGAAGCATCGCCAGAGTTGCAGCAGTGGGTAGCCCATACCCGAACAGTCGCGGAAATGTGGTTGGTGAGTAATAACCTCAGTGATACACGTATTGGCGGTATTGCTCGTTCCTTGAACTTACCTTACATTTGTGGCGCAGTTAAGCCTTCTCGCCGCAAATTAAGGCAGGCGCTGGCGGCAATGGAGCTACCCGTTGAACAAGTCGCGATGGTAGGCGATCGCCTGTTTACCGACGTATTGGCAGGAAATCGTTTGGGGATGTTTACGATTTTGGTAGAACCATTTGTGACTCCTGGCGAAGCGGTTCGTTCTTATCCCATCCGCAACTTTGAAGTCGTATTATCGCAGGTGATGGGAATATCACTGCCAGCAAAAAAACAAAAATTAGACAATTAG
- the mutS gene encoding DNA mismatch repair protein MutS, with the protein MLRNADYRKLDITKLSPMYQHFVQVKEQYPNTILLYRCGDFFETFFLDALTVSRELELVLTSKEGGKEIGRVPMTGVPHHALERYCAMLVEKGYAIAICDQVEDAEIAAAQHRQVRREVTRVLTPGTLLDDGMLQARRNNFLAAVVIAGNHWGLAYADISTGEFLTTQESNLEQLTQELMRLQPSEVLVPTNAPDLGSLLRPGETSEHLPACLPPAFCYALRSHTAFTQSEARQRLIQKFRVRSLEGLGCEHLPLAVRAAGGLLQYLEETQKENPIALQALRTYTISDYLILDHQSRRNLEITQTVRDGTFHGSLLWALDRTSTAMGGRALRRWFLQPLIDIKGIHARQDTIEELIEDSSLRQDLRSCLRQIYDLERLTGRAGSGSANARDLVALADSLARLPEIARIVETARSPYLRALQKVPAVLEELAAKLRNYLVESPPILLSEGGLIRPGVHSQLDERRTTVEADQQWIANLEVEERLKTEIPTLKVGYNKTFGYYISISRSKADQVPQHYIRKQTLTNEERYITPELKERESRILNARDDLNRLEYEVFAQLRSEVAEHAELIRNISRAVAAADVLCGLAEVAVYQGYCRPEMVEGREIHIVDGRHPVVEQSLPAGFFVPNSTFLGSSDDQSPDLIILTGPNASGKSCYLRQVGLIQLMAQVGSFVPASSARLGICDRIFTRVGAVDDLATGQSTFMVEMNETANILNHATRRSLVLLDEIGRGTATFDGLSIAWAVAEYLATEIQARTIFATHYHELNELASILTNVANYQVTVKELPDQIIFLHQVQPGGADKSYGIEAGRLAGLPTVVIQRAKQVMGQIEKHSKIAVGLREGIAVERPIIKAN; encoded by the coding sequence ATGCTGCGTAATGCGGACTATCGGAAACTGGATATCACCAAACTTTCACCGATGTACCAGCACTTTGTGCAAGTGAAAGAGCAATATCCGAATACTATACTACTTTATCGATGCGGAGACTTTTTTGAAACCTTCTTTCTCGATGCGCTGACAGTGTCGCGAGAATTAGAACTGGTGCTGACAAGTAAAGAGGGAGGAAAGGAAATTGGGCGCGTACCCATGACAGGAGTACCGCATCATGCATTAGAGCGGTATTGTGCAATGCTAGTTGAAAAGGGGTATGCGATCGCAATTTGCGACCAAGTTGAAGATGCAGAAATCGCCGCCGCCCAACATCGTCAAGTGCGCCGAGAAGTGACGCGGGTACTCACTCCAGGAACACTTCTAGATGACGGAATGCTGCAAGCACGACGCAATAACTTTTTAGCAGCAGTTGTCATTGCGGGTAATCACTGGGGGTTAGCGTATGCAGATATTTCTACTGGCGAGTTTTTGACAACGCAAGAAAGTAATTTAGAGCAACTGACGCAGGAATTAATGCGGTTGCAACCTTCAGAGGTTTTAGTTCCGACAAATGCGCCAGATTTAGGCAGTTTACTACGTCCTGGAGAAACTTCCGAGCATTTACCAGCGTGTTTACCACCTGCATTTTGCTACGCCTTGCGATCGCATACGGCGTTTACGCAATCAGAAGCGCGACAACGCTTAATTCAAAAATTTCGCGTGCGATCGCTGGAAGGATTAGGTTGCGAACATCTTCCGCTTGCAGTAAGGGCTGCGGGTGGGTTGTTGCAGTATCTAGAAGAAACGCAAAAAGAAAACCCGATCGCGTTACAAGCTTTACGCACATACACGATTAGCGATTACTTGATACTGGATCACCAAAGTCGGCGCAATTTAGAAATTACGCAAACAGTACGCGATGGGACGTTTCATGGTTCGTTGCTGTGGGCATTAGACCGTACAAGTACCGCAATGGGTGGACGCGCTTTGCGTCGTTGGTTTTTGCAACCACTGATTGATATCAAGGGCATTCACGCCCGACAAGACACAATTGAGGAATTAATCGAAGATAGTTCGCTACGGCAAGATTTACGCAGTTGTTTGCGACAAATTTATGACTTAGAAAGATTAACAGGTCGTGCAGGTTCTGGCAGTGCAAATGCAAGAGACCTTGTCGCTTTAGCAGATTCGTTAGCCAGGCTTCCCGAAATCGCGCGGATTGTAGAAACAGCAAGATCGCCTTACCTACGGGCGTTGCAAAAAGTCCCTGCTGTATTAGAAGAATTAGCCGCAAAACTCCGCAATTATCTTGTTGAATCACCACCGATTCTCCTTTCGGAAGGTGGCTTGATTCGCCCTGGTGTTCACTCACAACTCGATGAAAGACGCACTACCGTAGAAGCGGATCAGCAGTGGATCGCGAATTTGGAAGTCGAGGAACGCCTTAAGACAGAAATTCCCACACTAAAAGTAGGTTACAACAAAACGTTTGGTTATTACATCAGTATTTCTCGCAGTAAAGCCGATCAAGTTCCTCAGCATTACATCCGCAAGCAAACCTTAACGAACGAAGAACGCTATATTACTCCTGAGTTGAAAGAACGTGAAAGCCGCATTCTCAACGCTAGAGACGATTTAAATCGCTTAGAGTATGAAGTTTTTGCCCAATTACGCAGTGAAGTTGCCGAACACGCAGAATTGATTCGCAACATATCGCGTGCGGTAGCGGCCGCAGATGTGCTATGTGGTTTAGCTGAAGTAGCAGTTTATCAAGGTTACTGCCGTCCAGAAATGGTGGAAGGGCGAGAAATTCATATTGTCGATGGGCGTCACCCTGTCGTCGAACAATCTTTGCCTGCGGGATTTTTTGTCCCCAATTCTACGTTTTTGGGTAGTAGCGACGATCAATCCCCCGATCTCATTATTCTCACTGGACCAAACGCCAGTGGCAAAAGCTGTTATTTGCGTCAAGTAGGATTAATTCAGTTAATGGCGCAGGTGGGAAGTTTTGTTCCCGCAAGTTCTGCACGGTTAGGAATTTGCGATCGCATCTTTACGCGCGTCGGTGCAGTAGACGACTTAGCAACAGGTCAATCAACGTTCATGGTTGAGATGAACGAAACTGCAAATATTCTCAATCATGCCACGCGGCGATCGCTTGTGCTGTTAGATGAAATTGGTAGAGGTACAGCAACGTTTGATGGTCTTTCGATTGCTTGGGCGGTAGCAGAATATTTAGCAACTGAAATTCAAGCGCGGACAATCTTTGCAACACACTACCACGAGTTAAACGAACTTGCTTCAATTTTGACGAACGTAGCTAACTACCAAGTCACTGTGAAAGAATTACCCGACCAAATTATCTTTTTACATCAAGTCCAGCCAGGGGGTGCGGATAAATCCTATGGTATTGAAGCCGGACGCTTAGCCGGATTGCCAACTGTCGTGATTCAACGTGCCAAGCAAGTAATGGGACAAATTGAAAAGCACAGTAAAATTGCTGTGGGACTGCGTGAAGGAATTGCTGTAGAACGCCCTATCATAAAGGCAAACTAA
- a CDS encoding metallophosphoesterase, giving the protein MILFGGDPHGDFRSVIQAVKTYSPQAVVLLGDFDLERSLDEELAAILNKTEIWFIHGNHDADQDRWYDNLFSSKLAHRNLHGRVVKIAGVRIAGLGGVFRAKIWRPPAAPRFPSPNDLLSICGKGERWRGGIPRKHHASIFWQHYAALWHQQADILVTHEAPSCHRYGFKELDDLAVSLGVKAVFHGHHHEHYTKAIGNGKIIVHGVAKAGICDQEGKVLIPGQSDAYIKQKVNS; this is encoded by the coding sequence ATGATTTTATTCGGTGGAGATCCGCACGGTGATTTTAGATCTGTGATTCAGGCAGTCAAAACATATTCTCCGCAAGCAGTCGTGTTGCTAGGTGATTTTGACTTAGAGCGATCGCTAGATGAAGAATTAGCTGCCATCCTGAATAAAACCGAAATTTGGTTCATCCACGGTAATCACGACGCGGATCAAGACCGTTGGTACGACAATTTATTTTCATCAAAATTAGCGCACCGTAATTTACACGGTCGCGTTGTTAAGATCGCTGGCGTGCGTATCGCTGGATTGGGCGGCGTGTTTCGCGCGAAAATCTGGCGTCCTCCTGCTGCACCACGATTTCCTAGTCCGAACGACCTGTTGTCGATCTGCGGTAAAGGCGAACGTTGGCGTGGTGGCATTCCGCGTAAACATCATGCGAGTATTTTTTGGCAACACTATGCAGCGCTTTGGCATCAGCAAGCAGATATTTTAGTGACGCATGAAGCACCTTCGTGCCATCGCTACGGTTTTAAAGAACTTGATGACCTGGCTGTATCACTAGGAGTCAAAGCTGTCTTTCACGGTCATCATCACGAACATTACACAAAAGCAATCGGTAACGGCAAGATTATCGTACATGGTGTTGCTAAAGCTGGAATATGCGATCAAGAGGGAAAAGTCCTCATCCCTGGTCAATCAGATGCATACATTAAGCAAAAAGTCAATAGTTAG
- the ruvX gene encoding Holliday junction resolvase RuvX, with translation MENISRRRFISALGLDIGRKRIGVAGCDGTGLIASGLTTIERKSFDLDLAQLKSLVQERRVQVLVVGLPYSMDGSLGKQAQEIQKLASRYAQALQLPLEYIDERLTSFQAEQLLQAQNISPSRNKGLIDRKAAALILQQWLDERRT, from the coding sequence ATGGAAAACATAAGCAGACGACGCTTTATTTCCGCGCTAGGATTAGATATCGGTCGTAAACGAATTGGTGTCGCCGGATGCGATGGCACAGGTTTAATTGCTTCAGGACTAACAACCATCGAGCGCAAATCTTTTGATTTGGACTTGGCACAACTCAAGTCGCTTGTTCAAGAGCGTCGTGTTCAAGTATTAGTTGTTGGTTTACCTTATTCAATGGATGGTTCTTTAGGTAAACAAGCACAAGAAATACAAAAATTAGCGAGTAGATATGCTCAGGCTTTGCAATTGCCGTTGGAATATATCGATGAGCGATTGACTTCATTTCAAGCCGAACAATTACTACAAGCACAAAATATTTCGCCGTCGCGCAACAAAGGACTTATTGACCGTAAAGCAGCAGCTTTGATTTTGCAGCAATGGTTAGATGAACGCCGTACGTAG
- a CDS encoding GNAT family N-acetyltransferase has protein sequence MTSMPPQNQSLVIRPVQYRDLEGIERLSAESFEAEQSSTAKNAMRSHFSPLRRWFGLLKCLSLFPNPLQYRFCIYVAEQYRQVQGMIQVAPFNRTRSTWKVQQVAVDAKARTQGIGSQLLRYCFEAIGEARTWLLEVNVNDKETLALYRQNGFQTLAQMTYWEIEPSLLQELAAREPDLPNLLPVSNADAQLLYQLDTASMPPLVRQVFDREIHDFKTSLLGALIEGLRQWRSKTEVVSGYVFEPQRKAAIGYFQLRMCRKNEKPHVATLTVHPAYTWLYPELLSQLARIVQDLPPQSLQLASADYQPEREEYLEQIGAKRVEHTLMMSRSVWHKIRESKFASLEGLQWPEVLQGLQPARKPVPGGMSWLPDTPLKLKMNSQAHFANQFNVSDATHATSSHEEDSLQHQLDDEVEK, from the coding sequence ATGACTTCCATGCCTCCTCAAAATCAAAGCCTAGTCATAAGACCCGTTCAATACCGAGATCTGGAGGGTATTGAACGCCTAAGTGCTGAATCCTTCGAGGCGGAACAATCAAGCACCGCCAAAAACGCTATGCGATCGCACTTCAGCCCACTGCGTCGTTGGTTTGGACTGCTCAAGTGTTTAAGCCTTTTTCCTAATCCGCTACAGTACCGCTTCTGCATCTATGTAGCTGAGCAATACCGCCAGGTGCAAGGTATGATCCAAGTTGCACCTTTTAACCGTACGCGTAGCACGTGGAAAGTTCAGCAAGTAGCTGTGGATGCGAAAGCCCGTACTCAAGGAATTGGTTCGCAGCTTTTGCGCTACTGTTTTGAAGCAATTGGTGAAGCTCGCACGTGGCTACTAGAAGTTAATGTCAACGACAAAGAAACCTTGGCGCTTTATCGTCAAAATGGGTTTCAAACCTTGGCACAGATGACATACTGGGAAATCGAGCCAAGCTTATTACAAGAATTAGCCGCGAGAGAACCTGATTTACCAAACTTGCTCCCTGTTAGCAATGCAGACGCCCAGTTGCTCTATCAATTAGATACCGCATCGATGCCACCTTTAGTCCGTCAAGTGTTTGACCGCGAGATTCACGACTTTAAAACAAGTCTTCTCGGCGCACTAATTGAAGGGCTAAGGCAATGGCGGAGTAAAACTGAGGTTGTGAGCGGTTATGTATTTGAACCGCAACGCAAAGCAGCAATTGGTTATTTTCAGTTACGGATGTGCCGCAAGAATGAAAAGCCGCACGTTGCGACTTTAACAGTACATCCTGCGTATACTTGGCTGTATCCAGAATTATTATCTCAACTAGCGCGTATTGTTCAAGACTTACCACCTCAGTCTTTACAACTCGCTTCGGCAGATTACCAACCAGAACGCGAAGAATATCTAGAGCAAATTGGAGCCAAGCGTGTAGAACATACATTAATGATGTCACGCTCTGTCTGGCACAAAATTCGTGAGTCTAAATTCGCATCTTTAGAAGGTCTACAATGGCCTGAAGTCCTCCAAGGCTTACAGCCAGCGCGGAAACCTGTACCTGGTGGTATGTCTTGGCTGCCAGACACTCCATTAAAGCTCAAAATGAATTCACAAGCGCATTTTGCCAATCAGTTTAATGTGTCAGATGCAACGCACGCAACAAGTAGTCACGAAGAAGATTCGTTGCAACATCAGCTAGACGACGAGGTAGAAAAGTAA
- the mltG gene encoding endolytic transglycosylase MltG, which yields MQKVFKWSLILGLPLALGLGILAGKNWWNSISSPPQLMEASAVPEIPEAQIVKFQIPQGTATQQIGRDLEAAGLIRSARAWDLWARWLKWQDPDGEFKAGTYALSRTQSLEAIARQIWQGKVIELSFTIPEGWSIQQMATYFEAQGFFPATEFIAAASTVDRSKYPWLPADLPHLEGFLYPDTYKLNGDQITAQAVVNQMLQRFEQLALPLYEQQRNQTQLDLREWVTLASIVEKEAVVANERQTIAGVFVRRLEEGLPLGADPTVEYGLGIRQTADQPLTLAQVNTPSPYNTYINPGLPPTPIASPGIASLQATLNPEDTPYLYFVARYDGTHVFSRTLSEHEAAQAAIRRQQQLKRQ from the coding sequence GTGCAAAAAGTATTTAAGTGGTCGCTCATTTTAGGTCTGCCGCTGGCATTAGGATTAGGTATTTTGGCAGGTAAAAACTGGTGGAATTCCATAAGTTCGCCACCGCAATTAATGGAAGCATCCGCTGTACCAGAAATTCCTGAAGCTCAAATTGTCAAGTTTCAAATTCCTCAAGGTACAGCAACGCAGCAAATTGGGCGCGATTTAGAAGCCGCAGGGCTGATCCGCTCTGCAAGAGCATGGGACTTATGGGCGCGCTGGTTGAAGTGGCAAGATCCAGACGGCGAGTTTAAAGCAGGAACTTATGCGTTGTCACGAACACAGTCGCTTGAAGCGATCGCTAGGCAAATTTGGCAGGGCAAAGTGATCGAGTTGAGCTTTACAATTCCCGAAGGCTGGTCGATACAGCAAATGGCAACGTACTTTGAAGCGCAAGGATTCTTTCCTGCCACAGAGTTTATCGCCGCAGCGAGTACGGTTGACCGCAGTAAATACCCTTGGCTACCTGCGGATTTACCCCACCTCGAAGGCTTTTTGTATCCAGATACCTATAAGTTAAACGGCGACCAAATTACAGCGCAAGCTGTGGTTAATCAAATGTTGCAGCGCTTTGAACAATTAGCACTACCTTTGTATGAACAACAACGCAATCAAACACAACTTGACCTTCGTGAATGGGTAACGCTTGCAAGTATAGTTGAAAAAGAAGCCGTCGTAGCAAACGAACGCCAAACAATCGCCGGAGTATTTGTACGTCGGTTAGAGGAAGGATTACCTTTAGGCGCTGATCCTACTGTGGAGTATGGCTTGGGTATTCGTCAAACTGCCGATCAGCCCTTGACGCTCGCTCAGGTGAATACACCTTCTCCTTACAATACATACATTAATCCTGGATTACCACCAACACCAATCGCTAGCCCTGGAATTGCAAGTCTTCAAGCAACACTCAACCCTGAAGATACTCCTTATCTTTACTTTGTTGCTCGGTACGATGGTACGCACGTCTTTAGTCGGACTTTATCCGAACACGAGGCAGCACAAGCTGCAATTCGCAGACAACAGCAGTTAAAAAGACAATAA
- a CDS encoding DUF3727 domain-containing protein, which yields MFPSEFSEDNEQSHASSVTLTDEAGRELTCYVERSLYVDNQEYLLLLPVDSAVEIFAWQGDGEEEEAVPVEDEETIDRIFGTAEAVLAEQNLVLKHTAFALTVAGELPPVEETELFTLEIEEDGTELEPEQLQLLASFYHEEQEYAVYTPLDPLLFFARANGSGKPELLSPEEFRKVQPQLEEQLFDEME from the coding sequence ATGTTTCCATCTGAATTTTCTGAAGATAATGAGCAATCCCATGCTAGCTCCGTCACGCTGACGGATGAAGCAGGACGCGAACTAACTTGTTATGTAGAGCGATCGCTTTACGTAGACAATCAAGAGTATCTATTGCTACTTCCCGTAGACTCTGCGGTAGAAATTTTCGCTTGGCAAGGTGACGGCGAGGAAGAAGAAGCTGTTCCTGTCGAAGACGAAGAAACTATCGACAGAATTTTCGGCACAGCCGAAGCTGTCCTCGCTGAGCAGAATTTAGTCTTAAAGCACACCGCGTTTGCTTTGACTGTTGCGGGTGAATTACCACCTGTTGAAGAAACTGAATTATTTACGCTGGAAATTGAGGAAGACGGCACCGAGCTAGAACCCGAACAATTACAGTTATTAGCAAGTTTCTACCACGAAGAGCAAGAATACGCGGTATACACTCCCTTAGATCCACTATTATTTTTCGCAAGAGCAAATGGTAGCGGAAAACCAGAGCTACTTTCTCCTGAGGAGTTTCGCAAAGTCCAACCACAGTTAGAAGAACAGCTATTCGATGAAATGGAATAG